From a region of the Haloferax volcanii DS2 genome:
- a CDS encoding protein-L-isoaspartate O-methyltransferase family protein, which produces MDNSVLRDDMVDGLEHSLELLPEAVSIAMRSVPRHEFVTDSPYQNRPTEHRDTNTTILAPTTVARLLAALDPQPDDEVLVVGAGVGYTAAVLAEIVGDARVHAVDITRSLVYEARENLQRAGYGGVLVDCRDGAEGLADYAPFDRILVEASAVRPPARLLAQLADGGRLVMPKGVGEQTLVAVEDGEVAESFGPLSFKPLLVDGEQTGSIVRNRTRREDPEYEGRGWHAGHGWEQDWIDWGGSG; this is translated from the coding sequence ATGGACAACTCGGTGCTGCGCGACGACATGGTCGACGGCTTGGAGCACTCGCTGGAGTTGCTCCCGGAGGCCGTCTCCATCGCCATGCGCAGCGTCCCGCGACACGAGTTCGTCACCGACTCGCCGTATCAGAACCGCCCGACGGAGCACCGCGACACGAACACGACCATCCTCGCGCCGACGACGGTCGCGCGCCTGCTCGCCGCGCTCGACCCCCAACCGGACGACGAGGTGCTCGTCGTCGGCGCGGGCGTCGGCTACACCGCCGCGGTCCTCGCCGAAATCGTCGGCGACGCCCGCGTCCACGCGGTCGACATCACGCGCTCGCTCGTCTACGAGGCGCGCGAGAACCTCCAGCGCGCCGGCTACGGCGGCGTCCTCGTGGACTGCCGCGACGGCGCGGAGGGGCTGGCCGACTACGCGCCCTTCGACCGCATCCTCGTCGAGGCCTCGGCGGTCCGCCCGCCCGCGCGACTCCTCGCACAGCTCGCTGACGGCGGCCGACTCGTCATGCCGAAGGGCGTCGGCGAGCAGACGCTCGTCGCCGTCGAGGACGGCGAAGTGGCCGAGTCGTTCGGCCCGCTGTCGTTCAAGCCGCTGCTCGTCGACGGCGAACAGACCGGAAGCATCGTCAGAAACCGGACGCGCCGCGAGGACCCCGAGTACGAGGGTCGCGGCTGGCACGCCGGCCACGGTTGGGAACAGGACTGGATAGACTGGGGCGGCAGCGGGTAG
- a CDS encoding phage NrS-1 polymerase family protein: MTPPLPTREQLPDDLLERANWVGWRTQLCDGEETVVPRSATDGGPASATDDSTWATFDEALACAREGRVDGVGFAFTDDDPFVGIELENCRDAETGATDEWARALVDRLDSYTEVTPSGTGFRVIVRGTLPSGSARAGGLELSDVTRFRPVTGDCADGAPAAVAERSDALATVHGAYFETDPEPSPSVDAVAPAASIDSVNPDAPNSDRAPADARLDEISGPGNDLTDDEVVRRASNAVNGVAFTRLWRGDASGYDDRDEADAALCSMLAFWTAGDARQMCRLFRDSGLFRPTWDEVVHADGSTYGARTVRRAIRETSEFYDPSGWSSAVRRSATQSDDDRHRDRHRHPNRNRRDDDVVTDPARRPPASPGASPGDGRGGFDRLDELRARLDEVVDENERLRDELDAERERRRDLEARAGDRNVRAEARAGVENAGRGWSLVGWLRSWRALR, encoded by the coding sequence ATGACGCCACCACTCCCGACGCGGGAACAGCTCCCGGATGACCTGCTCGAACGGGCCAACTGGGTCGGGTGGCGAACGCAACTGTGCGACGGCGAGGAGACAGTTGTACCCCGAAGCGCGACCGACGGCGGGCCCGCATCGGCAACTGACGACTCGACGTGGGCGACATTCGACGAGGCGCTCGCGTGTGCTCGGGAGGGGCGCGTCGACGGCGTGGGATTCGCGTTCACCGACGACGACCCGTTCGTCGGTATCGAGCTCGAAAACTGCCGCGACGCCGAGACCGGCGCGACCGACGAGTGGGCGCGGGCGCTCGTCGACCGACTCGACTCCTACACGGAAGTGACTCCCTCGGGAACGGGGTTCCGCGTTATCGTCCGCGGGACGCTCCCGTCAGGGAGCGCCCGAGCCGGCGGCCTCGAACTCTCGGACGTCACGCGGTTCCGTCCCGTGACCGGCGACTGCGCCGACGGCGCGCCCGCGGCGGTCGCAGAACGGAGCGACGCGCTCGCGACGGTTCACGGTGCGTACTTCGAAACCGACCCGGAGCCGTCGCCGTCGGTCGACGCCGTCGCCCCGGCCGCCTCAATCGACTCGGTCAACCCAGACGCTCCGAACTCGGACCGAGCGCCCGCCGACGCGCGTCTCGACGAGATAAGCGGCCCGGGCAACGACCTCACGGACGACGAGGTCGTCCGCCGCGCCTCGAACGCCGTCAACGGGGTGGCGTTCACCCGCCTGTGGCGGGGTGACGCGAGCGGCTACGACGACCGCGACGAGGCTGACGCGGCGCTGTGTTCGATGCTCGCGTTCTGGACCGCCGGCGACGCGCGACAGATGTGCCGCCTGTTTCGGGACTCCGGACTCTTTCGGCCGACGTGGGACGAAGTCGTCCACGCCGACGGCTCGACCTACGGCGCGAGGACGGTCCGGCGAGCGATTCGGGAGACCAGCGAGTTCTACGACCCGTCCGGTTGGTCGAGCGCGGTGCGGCGGTCAGCGACGCAATCGGACGACGACCGACACCGGGACCGACACCGACACCCGAACCGGAATCGGCGCGACGACGACGTGGTGACCGACCCGGCGCGACGGCCGCCGGCTTCACCCGGCGCGTCACCGGGCGACGGTCGCGGGGGGTTCGACCGCCTCGACGAACTCCGGGCGCGGCTCGACGAGGTCGTCGACGAAAACGAGCGACTCCGCGACGAACTCGACGCGGAGCGCGAGCGGCGACGCGACCTCGAAGCCCGAGCGGGCGACCGCAACGTGAGAGCCGAAGCGAGAGCCGGCGTCGAAAACGCGGGACGCGGCTGGTCGTTGGTCGGCTGGCTCCGGTCGTGGAGAGCGCTACGGTAG
- a CDS encoding YgaP family membrane protein — MEKNVGGYDRIARAVLGPVLIVVGAASLAGFLTIAAGTLGLVIAVAALLVGAVLATTAVTQKCPPNDLLGVDTYEGATATETESAGKPRAQ, encoded by the coding sequence ATGGAGAAGAACGTCGGCGGTTACGACCGTATCGCGCGCGCCGTCCTCGGACCGGTGCTCATCGTCGTCGGGGCGGCGAGTCTCGCGGGCTTCCTGACCATCGCGGCCGGCACCCTCGGACTCGTCATCGCGGTCGCGGCGCTCCTCGTCGGAGCGGTCCTCGCGACCACGGCGGTCACCCAGAAGTGCCCGCCCAACGACCTGCTGGGCGTCGACACCTACGAGGGCGCGACGGCGACCGAGACCGAATCCGCGGGCAAACCCCGCGCGCAGTAA
- a CDS encoding type II glyceraldehyde-3-phosphate dehydrogenase has protein sequence MIRVGVNGYGTIGKRVADAVHAQPDMELIGVAKTQPNFEAHTAGERGYPMYAAIPERSPLFSEAGVDLAGEVDELVAKADIIVDCTPSGIGAENRELYETHHTPAIFQGGEDADVADVSFNARANFDAARDADYVRVVSCNTTGLSRIIAPLEAEYGVEKVRATLVRRGGDPGQNSRGPINDILPNPIEIPSHHGPDVKTIFPGLEIDTLGLKVPATLMHVHALNVTLEDDVTGAHVRQLLEGENRVYVIPEGMGIDGAGKLMDFALDAGRPRGDMWENCVWGESIGVNGRDLYLFQAIHQQSDVIPENVDAIRAMFDTEDQQDSMALTDRTLGIGISGDPSGFSEQARAEFADD, from the coding sequence ATGATACGAGTGGGTGTCAACGGCTACGGCACAATCGGAAAGCGCGTCGCCGACGCGGTCCACGCGCAGCCCGACATGGAACTCATCGGCGTGGCCAAGACCCAGCCCAACTTCGAAGCGCACACCGCGGGCGAACGCGGCTACCCGATGTACGCCGCGATTCCCGAACGCTCGCCGCTGTTCTCCGAGGCCGGCGTCGACCTCGCCGGCGAGGTGGACGAACTGGTTGCCAAGGCGGACATCATCGTCGACTGCACGCCGTCGGGCATCGGAGCAGAGAACCGCGAACTGTACGAGACGCACCACACGCCCGCCATCTTCCAGGGGGGCGAGGACGCCGACGTGGCCGACGTGAGCTTCAACGCGCGGGCCAACTTCGACGCCGCCCGCGACGCCGACTACGTCCGCGTCGTCTCCTGTAACACGACCGGCCTCTCGCGCATCATCGCGCCGCTCGAAGCCGAGTACGGCGTCGAGAAGGTTCGGGCGACGCTCGTCCGCCGCGGCGGCGACCCCGGCCAGAACTCCCGCGGGCCGATAAACGACATCCTGCCGAACCCAATCGAGATTCCGTCGCACCACGGCCCCGACGTGAAGACCATCTTCCCCGGCCTCGAAATCGACACGCTCGGGCTGAAGGTGCCGGCGACGCTGATGCACGTCCACGCGCTCAACGTCACGCTCGAAGACGACGTGACCGGCGCGCACGTCCGCCAACTGCTCGAAGGCGAGAACCGCGTCTACGTCATCCCCGAGGGGATGGGCATCGACGGCGCGGGCAAGCTCATGGACTTCGCGCTCGACGCGGGCCGCCCGCGCGGCGACATGTGGGAGAACTGCGTGTGGGGCGAGTCCATCGGCGTCAACGGCCGCGACCTCTATCTGTTCCAGGCCATCCACCAGCAGTCCGACGTGATTCCCGAGAACGTCGACGCTATCCGCGCGATGTTCGACACCGAAGACCAGCAGGACAGCATGGCGCTCACCGACCGGACGCTCGGCATCGGCATCTCCGGCGACCCTTCTGGGTTCTCTGAGCAGGCGCGCGCGGAGTTCGCCGACGACTAA
- a CDS encoding phosphoglycerate kinase, with product MFKTLDDLDPEQRVLVRLDLNSPVEDGEVQDNRRFDRHAETVRELAEAGHRVVLMAHQGRPGGDDFVSLEQHADILASHIDREVGFVADTYGDDAIAAIDALEAGDVLLLENTRMCDEELPEEDPEVKADTEFVRTLAEHVDAYVNDAYSAAHRSHASLVGFPLVLPAYAGRVMQTEYEANSSIATREFDGQVTMVVGGTKATDVIDVMNNLGDKVDQFLLGGIAGELFLRAAGNDVGFDLEGMDFFDDQWEANRETIESLLDERGDQIKLAVDLAYEDETDDRGEIAVANITEKDRAYLDVGSMTVDEYDPIIRDSEAVFVKGALGLFEDERFAVGTTGVLRAIAETDCFSVVGGGDTSRAIGMYGMDEADFGHVSIAGGAYIRALTGAPLAGVEALKQD from the coding sequence ATGTTCAAGACCCTCGATGACCTCGACCCGGAGCAGCGCGTACTCGTCCGACTCGACCTCAATTCGCCGGTCGAAGACGGCGAGGTCCAAGACAACCGACGGTTCGACCGCCACGCGGAGACCGTCCGCGAACTCGCCGAGGCCGGCCACCGCGTCGTCCTCATGGCCCATCAGGGCCGCCCCGGCGGCGACGACTTCGTCTCGCTCGAACAGCACGCCGACATCCTCGCCTCGCACATCGACCGCGAGGTGGGGTTCGTCGCCGACACCTACGGCGACGACGCCATCGCCGCCATCGACGCGCTCGAAGCCGGCGACGTGCTCCTCCTCGAAAACACGCGGATGTGCGACGAGGAACTCCCCGAGGAGGACCCCGAGGTCAAGGCCGACACCGAGTTCGTCCGAACCCTCGCCGAGCACGTCGACGCCTACGTCAACGACGCCTACTCGGCGGCCCACCGCTCGCACGCTTCGCTGGTCGGCTTCCCGCTCGTGCTCCCCGCCTACGCGGGCCGCGTGATGCAGACCGAGTACGAGGCGAACTCCTCCATCGCCACCCGCGAGTTCGACGGACAGGTGACGATGGTCGTCGGCGGGACGAAGGCCACTGACGTCATCGACGTCATGAACAACCTCGGCGACAAGGTCGACCAGTTCCTCTTAGGCGGCATCGCCGGCGAACTGTTCCTCCGCGCCGCCGGCAACGACGTTGGCTTCGACCTCGAGGGCATGGACTTCTTCGACGACCAGTGGGAGGCCAATCGCGAGACCATCGAGTCGCTGCTCGACGAGCGCGGCGACCAGATTAAGCTCGCCGTCGACCTCGCCTACGAGGACGAGACCGACGACCGCGGCGAAATCGCGGTCGCCAACATCACGGAGAAGGACCGCGCCTACCTCGACGTCGGCTCGATGACGGTCGACGAGTACGACCCCATCATCCGCGACTCCGAGGCCGTCTTCGTGAAGGGCGCGCTCGGCCTGTTCGAAGACGAGCGCTTCGCGGTCGGCACGACCGGCGTCCTCCGCGCCATCGCCGAGACCGACTGCTTCTCCGTCGTCGGCGGCGGCGACACCTCCCGCGCCATCGGGATGTACGGCATGGACGAAGCCGACTTCGGCCACGTCTCCATCGCCGGCGGCGCGTACATCCGCGCGCTGACCGGCGCGCCGCTGGCCGGCGTCGAGGCGCTGAAGCAGGACTGA
- a CDS encoding metallophosphoesterase — translation MKLGAVSDTHDNLDYVEAAVSHFESEGVDAVVHCGDIVAPFSAAPFDADFDFHAVRGNNDGEWALREAVESFGTYHGDFAHLTLDGQEIAVYHGTEAGLVDALVDSGTYDFVLRGHSHERVVEHRGATTHINPGGLPIPGADDAFHVAVVDLDTGNVASRSL, via the coding sequence ATGAAACTCGGCGCCGTCTCCGACACGCACGACAACCTCGATTACGTCGAAGCCGCGGTCTCGCACTTCGAATCCGAGGGCGTTGACGCGGTCGTCCACTGCGGCGACATCGTCGCGCCCTTCTCGGCCGCGCCGTTCGACGCGGACTTCGACTTCCACGCCGTCCGCGGCAACAACGACGGCGAGTGGGCGCTCCGCGAGGCGGTCGAGTCGTTCGGCACCTACCACGGCGACTTCGCGCACCTGACGCTCGACGGCCAAGAGATAGCGGTGTACCACGGCACGGAAGCCGGACTGGTGGACGCGCTCGTCGACTCGGGGACGTACGACTTCGTCCTGCGCGGCCACAGCCACGAGCGGGTGGTCGAACACCGCGGGGCGACGACGCACATCAACCCCGGCGGCCTGCCGATTCCCGGCGCTGACGACGCGTTCCACGTCGCGGTCGTGGACCTCGACACGGGGAACGTGGCGTCGCGGTCGCTGTGA
- a CDS encoding succinylglutamate desuccinylase/aspartoacylase family protein — translation MITLGTASAAPGEMDVGRLEVGESRDGGSVGLPVAVINGASSGKTLYMQAASDGDELNGVGVIQRVVPQLDPADISGAILVVGIVNYHAFQVAQHRNPIDDTKMNRAYPGDERGTSSERIAAATFAAARDADLIVDLHQGSTSRMIDEVRVRCGRHHRMHAKCLRLAKTFGCGYVLDQKGPDGQLARAGPDAGIPTIDPELGGCVGWDEESIEKGVRGVHNVLRGYDFLDGDVELKAQTRARGFDQYGSPVGGLVRFKRDLGERVSAGDVVFEVADVFGTLKARVTADHNGIFWRARRLPQVASGEYVCSVGIDLDTY, via the coding sequence GCCGCCTCGAAGTCGGCGAGTCCCGTGACGGCGGGAGCGTCGGTCTGCCCGTCGCCGTCATCAACGGCGCGTCGTCGGGCAAGACGCTCTACATGCAGGCGGCGTCGGACGGAGACGAACTCAACGGCGTCGGCGTCATCCAGCGGGTCGTCCCGCAGCTCGACCCCGCGGATATCTCCGGGGCGATTCTCGTCGTCGGCATCGTCAACTACCACGCGTTTCAGGTCGCACAACACCGCAATCCGATAGACGACACGAAGATGAACCGGGCGTACCCCGGCGACGAGCGCGGCACCTCCTCGGAGCGCATCGCGGCCGCGACGTTCGCCGCCGCCCGCGACGCCGACCTCATCGTCGACCTCCATCAGGGCTCGACGAGCCGGATGATAGACGAGGTCCGCGTCCGCTGCGGCCGCCACCACCGGATGCACGCGAAATGTCTCCGGCTCGCCAAGACGTTCGGTTGCGGCTACGTCCTCGACCAGAAGGGTCCCGACGGCCAACTCGCCCGCGCCGGCCCCGACGCCGGGATTCCGACCATCGACCCCGAACTCGGCGGCTGCGTCGGCTGGGACGAAGAGAGCATCGAGAAGGGCGTTCGCGGCGTCCACAACGTCCTCCGCGGCTACGACTTCCTCGACGGCGACGTGGAGCTGAAAGCCCAGACCCGCGCCCGCGGCTTCGACCAGTACGGCTCGCCGGTCGGGGGCCTCGTCCGGTTCAAGCGCGACCTCGGCGAGCGCGTCTCCGCCGGCGACGTGGTGTTCGAGGTGGCCGACGTGTTCGGTACGCTCAAAGCCCGCGTCACCGCCGACCACAACGGCATCTTCTGGCGGGCGCGCCGCCTCCCGCAGGTCGCCTCCGGCGAGTACGTCTGTTCCGTCGGCATCGACCTCGACACGTACTGA
- a CDS encoding HVO_0476 family zinc finger protein yields the protein MSLPDAGERVPLSCPTCSPDEPTVHEVLKPGGHSTVRCTECSHVHKEKVEIPDETEMNVVVSQDGDSVSTEVPVPVGTTIEVGDEFIVDTPEAIQLVRITGIEVGPEQRADEAEVADVKTVWTRVVDNVAVNVTIHPKDGKREDTRSVTVNVPGDYEFVVGETEAFGDEEVEIEGLVVRSDAPEYRHGKLDHPGDMVYAKDAKRVYARDQTSTAWSAW from the coding sequence ATGAGCCTACCCGACGCCGGCGAGCGCGTCCCCCTCTCCTGTCCGACGTGTTCGCCCGACGAACCCACCGTCCACGAGGTGCTGAAGCCCGGCGGTCACTCGACCGTCCGGTGTACCGAATGCAGCCACGTCCACAAGGAGAAAGTCGAGATTCCCGACGAGACCGAGATGAACGTCGTCGTCTCGCAGGACGGCGACTCCGTCTCGACCGAAGTGCCCGTGCCGGTCGGCACGACCATCGAGGTCGGCGACGAGTTCATCGTCGACACGCCCGAGGCGATTCAGCTCGTGCGCATCACGGGCATCGAAGTCGGCCCCGAACAGCGTGCCGACGAGGCCGAAGTCGCGGACGTGAAGACCGTCTGGACCCGCGTCGTCGACAACGTCGCGGTCAACGTCACTATCCACCCGAAGGACGGCAAGCGCGAGGACACCCGGAGCGTCACCGTCAACGTCCCCGGCGACTACGAGTTCGTCGTCGGCGAGACGGAGGCGTTCGGCGACGAGGAGGTCGAAATCGAAGGCCTCGTCGTCCGCTCGGACGCCCCTGAGTACCGCCACGGCAAGCTCGACCACCCCGGCGACATGGTGTACGCGAAGGACGCGAAACGCGTCTACGCCCGCGACCAGACCTCGACCGCGTGGTCGGCCTGGTAA
- a CDS encoding pyridoxal-phosphate dependent enzyme has protein sequence MTTPPDLPARLRLACDSCGETYDAWRWRCACGEPLDFAADPTPSAATPDDADLDYRDGLWAFDDFLPTEPRASLGEGMTPLVDAAEWEASFKLEYVFPSGSFKDRGATTMLSLASELGVERVVEDSSGNAGAAVATYAARAGIDAEIYVPASVKPSKVRAIERAGAKPVRIEGSRQAVTDACVEAVEADDAWYASHAWNPAFFAGTATVAYEIAAQRDWSVPDAVVTPLGHGTLFLGAYRGFRALYEAGWTDRMPELYGAQAAGYSPIADARHHTADETNDVADGIQILDPVREAEIHEALDATGGDAIALSADAVEDELDRLHRHGFYTEPTCAVAPAALRELRLSGVLDRDADVVVPLTGSGLKS, from the coding sequence ATGACGACACCACCCGACCTCCCCGCTCGGCTCCGACTCGCGTGCGACAGTTGCGGCGAGACGTACGACGCCTGGCGCTGGCGCTGTGCCTGCGGCGAGCCGCTGGACTTCGCGGCCGACCCGACGCCGTCGGCAGCGACCCCCGACGACGCCGACCTCGACTACCGCGACGGCCTCTGGGCGTTCGACGACTTTCTCCCGACAGAGCCGCGCGCCAGCCTCGGCGAGGGGATGACGCCCCTCGTCGACGCCGCGGAGTGGGAGGCCTCGTTCAAACTGGAGTACGTCTTCCCCTCCGGCTCGTTCAAGGACCGCGGCGCGACGACGATGCTCTCGCTCGCGTCCGAACTCGGCGTCGAGCGCGTCGTCGAGGACTCCTCGGGCAACGCGGGGGCCGCCGTCGCGACCTACGCCGCCCGCGCCGGCATCGACGCCGAAATCTACGTGCCCGCGTCGGTCAAGCCCTCGAAGGTCCGCGCCATCGAGCGCGCCGGGGCGAAGCCGGTCCGAATCGAGGGCTCCAGACAGGCCGTGACCGACGCCTGCGTCGAGGCCGTCGAGGCCGACGACGCGTGGTACGCGAGCCACGCGTGGAACCCCGCGTTCTTCGCGGGCACGGCCACCGTCGCCTACGAAATCGCCGCCCAGCGCGACTGGTCGGTCCCCGACGCGGTCGTCACGCCGCTGGGCCACGGGACGCTTTTTCTCGGCGCGTACCGCGGCTTCCGTGCGCTCTACGAGGCGGGCTGGACCGACCGGATGCCCGAACTGTACGGCGCGCAGGCCGCCGGCTACTCGCCCATCGCCGACGCCCGTCACCACACGGCCGACGAGACGAACGACGTGGCCGACGGCATCCAGATTCTCGACCCCGTCCGCGAGGCCGAGATTCACGAGGCGCTCGACGCCACCGGCGGCGACGCCATCGCCCTGTCGGCCGACGCGGTCGAAGACGAACTCGACCGGCTCCACCGCCACGGCTTCTACACGGAGCCAACCTGCGCCGTCGCGCCCGCGGCGCTCCGCGAACTGCGTCTCTCGGGCGTCCTCGACCGCGACGCCGACGTGGTCGTGCCGCTCACCGGGAGCGGTCTCAAATCGTGA
- a CDS encoding aminopeptidase: MTEADADLRAASETAVRQCLDLQPDESLVVVTDDKRERIGEALYEVAGEVTDDATIVRYPPGNQHGEEPPAPVAAAMQACDAFLAPTTKSLSHTRARGDACDAGARGATLPGITEEVFVTGLDADYDAIYDHSAAMLDAVGGADELRVTTEKGTDITFVRGDREWLADTGAIAEAGSFSNLPAGEIFLSPASATGTYVVDGTMMPHGLLDEGRELRFEVEDGYVTEISDDDIREQVEAAAEEVGDDAYNLAEIGIGTNVGVTDLVGSVLLDEKAAGTVHIAVGDDAGIGGDTDAPLHLDGIIREPAVYADGEEVDLPQP, translated from the coding sequence ATGACCGAAGCCGACGCCGACCTCCGCGCCGCCAGCGAGACGGCGGTCCGTCAGTGTCTCGACCTCCAGCCCGACGAGTCGCTCGTCGTCGTCACCGATGACAAGCGCGAGCGCATCGGCGAGGCGCTCTACGAGGTCGCAGGCGAAGTGACCGACGACGCGACCATCGTCCGCTATCCCCCGGGGAACCAACACGGCGAGGAGCCGCCCGCGCCGGTCGCCGCCGCGATGCAGGCCTGCGACGCCTTCCTCGCGCCGACGACGAAGAGCCTGAGCCACACCCGCGCTCGCGGCGACGCCTGCGACGCCGGCGCTCGCGGCGCGACCCTTCCCGGAATCACCGAGGAGGTGTTCGTCACCGGCCTCGACGCCGACTACGACGCCATCTACGACCACAGCGCGGCGATGCTCGACGCCGTCGGCGGCGCCGACGAACTCCGCGTCACGACCGAGAAAGGCACGGACATCACGTTCGTCCGCGGCGACCGCGAGTGGCTCGCAGACACCGGCGCAATCGCGGAGGCCGGCTCGTTTTCGAACCTCCCCGCGGGCGAAATCTTCCTCAGCCCCGCGTCCGCGACGGGCACCTACGTCGTCGACGGGACGATGATGCCCCACGGCCTCCTCGACGAGGGACGGGAACTCCGCTTCGAAGTCGAAGACGGCTACGTTACCGAGATTTCCGACGACGACATCCGCGAGCAGGTCGAGGCCGCGGCCGAGGAGGTTGGCGACGACGCCTACAACCTCGCCGAAATCGGCATCGGCACCAACGTCGGCGTCACCGACCTCGTCGGCTCCGTCCTGCTCGACGAGAAGGCCGCGGGCACGGTCCACATCGCCGTCGGCGACGACGCCGGCATCGGCGGCGACACCGACGCGCCGCTCCACCTCGACGGCATCATCCGCGAGCCGGCGGTGTACGCCGACGGCGAGGAAGTCGACCTGCCGCAACCCTAA
- a CDS encoding class I SAM-dependent methyltransferase, producing the protein MPTRDRSQSSVESLALLWAARESGVIDALTTSAGTAEAVADTAGIDPRAARIAVEALAAMGFIKRVGDEYEITNRALGFLAKRDVRSIGRLPHALDRFSLYADLPETMATGEPPAFPDDWLRNRLGAHDATEESVVRACVTAAVRAAPDATRVLDLGGASGVFAREFVARGRDVTLVDDAETVEVARPLLSRAGVDLVAGDPADPPVSGVELVFAGDAFAGRDPDDARALVAGAFDALEPGGAAVFVDSLHGRCSTDATAGRAVNALAAGRGDLHDEETVRSWVESAGFDGCTVRDVPGTDLQAVVGERAVD; encoded by the coding sequence ATGCCTACCCGCGACCGGTCGCAGTCGTCGGTCGAATCGCTCGCGCTCCTGTGGGCCGCCCGCGAGAGCGGCGTCATCGACGCGCTCACGACGAGCGCCGGCACCGCCGAGGCCGTGGCCGACACCGCCGGTATCGACCCCCGAGCCGCCCGCATCGCGGTGGAGGCGCTGGCCGCGATGGGCTTCATCAAGCGCGTCGGCGACGAGTACGAGATAACCAACCGCGCGCTCGGCTTCCTCGCCAAGCGCGACGTGCGCTCCATCGGCCGCCTCCCGCACGCGCTGGACCGCTTTTCGCTCTACGCCGACCTCCCGGAGACGATGGCGACCGGCGAGCCACCCGCGTTCCCGGACGACTGGCTTCGGAACCGACTCGGCGCGCACGACGCCACCGAGGAGTCGGTCGTCCGGGCCTGCGTGACCGCCGCGGTCCGCGCGGCTCCCGACGCGACGCGCGTCCTCGACCTCGGCGGCGCGTCGGGCGTCTTCGCCCGCGAGTTCGTCGCCCGCGGCCGCGACGTGACCCTCGTCGACGACGCGGAGACCGTGGAAGTCGCCCGGCCGCTCCTCTCCCGGGCCGGCGTGGATCTCGTCGCGGGCGACCCGGCCGACCCGCCGGTATCGGGGGTCGAACTGGTCTTCGCCGGCGACGCCTTCGCCGGGCGCGACCCGGACGACGCGCGGGCCCTCGTCGCGGGCGCGTTCGACGCTCTCGAACCCGGCGGCGCGGCGGTGTTCGTCGATAGCCTGCACGGCCGGTGTTCGACCGACGCGACTGCGGGGCGGGCGGTGAACGCGCTCGCCGCCGGCCGCGGCGACCTCCACGACGAGGAGACCGTTCGCTCGTGGGTCGAATCGGCCGGATTCGATGGCTGTACGGTTCGAGACGTGCCGGGGACCGACCTCCAGGCGGTCGTTGGCGAGCGTGCGGTTGATTAG